A stretch of the Cyanobacterium stanieri LEGE 03274 genome encodes the following:
- the pgl gene encoding 6-phosphogluconolactonase, with amino-acid sequence MSDIKVFPSKSALIASAQEFIIEKIQDTITQKGICTIALAGGSTPKPIYEAIALKQLPWDKMHIFWGDERYVAPNHPDSNQKMAKEAWLNKVDIPPENIHPMPTTGNNPQEDALKHEQEIRNFFQCPQGFPAFDIILLGMGDDGHTASLFPHTQALKNKENLITVGNKQDSLRLTFSSPLINSSQCVIFLVSGSNKQNALKEVFSKDSNPHEYPSKMIQPQGELIWFLDDDAQGELKINP; translated from the coding sequence ATGAGCGACATCAAAGTTTTTCCTAGCAAGAGTGCCTTAATTGCCTCAGCCCAAGAATTTATCATCGAAAAAATTCAAGATACCATTACTCAAAAAGGAATTTGCACCATTGCCCTTGCCGGGGGTAGCACTCCCAAACCCATTTACGAGGCGATCGCCCTTAAACAGTTACCATGGGATAAAATGCACATATTTTGGGGAGATGAACGTTATGTAGCACCCAACCACCCAGACAGTAATCAAAAAATGGCAAAAGAAGCATGGTTAAATAAAGTTGATATACCCCCAGAAAATATCCACCCCATGCCCACCACAGGCAACAACCCCCAAGAAGATGCCCTCAAACATGAGCAAGAAATAAGAAACTTTTTCCAATGCCCCCAAGGCTTTCCCGCCTTTGACATCATTCTACTAGGTATGGGAGATGATGGACATACCGCCTCCTTGTTTCCCCATACCCAAGCCCTCAAAAATAAAGAAAATCTCATCACCGTTGGCAATAAACAAGATAGCCTCAGACTAACCTTCAGCTCCCCTCTGATCAACTCATCCCAATGTGTTATCTTTCTGGTGTCAGGTAGCAATAAACAAAACGCCCTTAAGGAAGTATTCAGTAAAGATAGTAATCCCCATGAATATCCCAGTAAAATGATTCAACCCCAAGGAGAATTAATCTGGTTTCTTGACGATGATGCCCAGGGAGAATTAAAAATAAATCCCTAA
- a CDS encoding glycosyltransferase family 61 protein yields the protein MEKLRQLKRKIFHQIKCTLNPSLKYGGPSGIAKKWIDYQTYQQKGGTWIEVYPEQKYPHKRAKTHNWGKDKFNFSKNLKSRIPPTGVFKIPQGQVLHTQGYVLTKDDYFMIDTSYHRQRLVHANLPKEKYPVEYLDGTCLSLMSNASDTYYHFLLDAIPRLHLFEKAGFNLKDVDYIFMNKPISTNAWYIFEQMGLDKSKCIWAQKEKGIQAKTLIATTHPSLDRHHPHWMVNFMQTRVNLSPCKPHRLLYIPRKTGTRKIVNDEQIYQMLAPLGFEYYLPENDINQPQTFHEASIIITPHGAALANLVFCQPQTKILEFISTGHLREYFFSLAHVANLEHHYIIGETIPPTKPKGKSSKNDYFIEPRYLEKALSFLMQ from the coding sequence ATGGAGAAGCTAAGGCAACTTAAAAGAAAAATTTTCCATCAAATTAAATGTACTTTAAACCCCTCCCTTAAATATGGTGGGCCATCAGGCATAGCCAAAAAATGGATAGACTATCAAACTTATCAGCAAAAAGGCGGTACTTGGATAGAAGTATATCCAGAACAAAAATACCCCCACAAAAGAGCCAAAACCCACAACTGGGGTAAAGATAAATTCAACTTTAGCAAAAACTTAAAATCACGAATTCCCCCCACAGGCGTGTTTAAAATTCCCCAAGGGCAAGTATTACATACCCAAGGCTACGTACTAACAAAAGACGATTATTTCATGATTGATACCTCCTATCATCGTCAAAGATTAGTCCATGCCAACTTACCCAAAGAAAAATACCCCGTTGAATATTTAGATGGCACTTGTTTATCATTAATGAGTAACGCCTCAGATACTTACTATCATTTTTTGTTAGATGCCATACCTCGACTACATCTATTTGAGAAAGCAGGATTTAATTTGAAAGATGTAGATTATATCTTTATGAATAAGCCCATCTCTACCAACGCTTGGTATATTTTTGAGCAAATGGGGCTTGATAAATCCAAATGTATTTGGGCGCAAAAAGAAAAAGGAATTCAAGCAAAAACACTCATCGCCACTACCCATCCTAGTTTAGATCGTCATCACCCCCATTGGATGGTTAACTTTATGCAAACAAGGGTTAATTTATCCCCCTGTAAACCCCATCGCCTATTATATATTCCCCGCAAAACAGGCACGAGGAAAATAGTTAATGATGAGCAAATTTATCAGATGTTAGCCCCCTTAGGATTTGAGTATTATTTACCTGAAAACGATATTAATCAACCTCAGACATTTCACGAAGCATCTATTATTATTACCCCCCATGGGGCTGCCCTAGCTAATCTCGTGTTTTGTCAACCCCAAACAAAAATCTTAGAATTTATCTCCACAGGGCATTTAAGGGAATATTTTTTTAGTCTTGCCCATGTAGCTAACCTAGAACATCATTATATTATCGGTGAAACCATTCCCCCCACAAAACCAAAGGGGAAAAGTTCTAAGAATGATTATTTTATCGAACCTCGTTACCTAGAAAAAGCCTTATCTTTTTTGATGCAATAA